The following proteins are co-located in the Labrys monachus genome:
- a CDS encoding substrate-binding domain-containing protein, translating to MGMRKSIAALAIGAVLALAPVAFAGETVGPGGEKATPASTLALTDAEAAKLREGKFTAALLWHTSSDFVNAVTAGAKDEFARLGITVVAEADAGFDAAKQKSDVETAMARKPSAILTLPLDPVTSAAALRPAVEAGVKVVLLSNKPKDFVQGKDYVTIVTDDLFQMGKQAADALAAAIGKKGKVAWIYHDAQYYVTNQRDNAFKATIEADYPDIKIVASQGISDPARAEDIAQAILLQHPDLDGIYVTWSEPAEGVLSALRAAGNTRTKVVTLDLSEPVGLDMVKGGNVAAIAADKAYELGRAMAEAAGYGLLGKQAPAFVVAPVLTVTKANVAEGWQESLHRAAPQSILDALK from the coding sequence ATGGGGATGAGGAAGAGTATCGCGGCGCTGGCCATCGGCGCCGTCCTGGCGCTGGCGCCCGTGGCCTTCGCCGGCGAGACGGTCGGCCCCGGCGGGGAGAAGGCGACGCCCGCCTCGACGCTGGCGCTGACGGACGCGGAAGCCGCCAAGCTGCGCGAGGGCAAGTTCACCGCGGCCCTGCTCTGGCACACCTCCTCGGACTTCGTGAACGCCGTCACGGCCGGTGCCAAGGACGAGTTCGCCCGCCTCGGCATCACCGTGGTGGCCGAGGCCGATGCGGGCTTCGACGCCGCCAAGCAGAAGAGCGATGTCGAAACGGCGATGGCCAGGAAGCCGAGCGCGATCCTGACGCTGCCGCTCGATCCGGTCACCTCGGCCGCCGCCCTCCGGCCGGCCGTCGAGGCCGGCGTCAAGGTCGTCCTCCTGTCGAACAAGCCCAAGGATTTCGTCCAGGGCAAGGACTACGTCACCATCGTCACCGACGACCTGTTCCAGATGGGCAAGCAAGCCGCCGATGCCCTCGCCGCCGCCATCGGCAAGAAGGGCAAGGTCGCCTGGATCTACCACGACGCCCAGTATTACGTGACCAACCAGCGCGACAACGCCTTCAAGGCGACGATCGAAGCCGATTATCCCGACATCAAGATCGTCGCCAGCCAGGGCATTTCCGATCCGGCGCGCGCCGAGGACATCGCCCAGGCGATCCTGCTGCAGCATCCCGACCTCGACGGCATCTACGTCACCTGGTCCGAACCCGCCGAGGGCGTGCTCTCGGCCCTGCGGGCGGCGGGCAACACCCGGACCAAGGTCGTCACGCTCGATCTGTCCGAGCCGGTCGGCCTCGACATGGTCAAGGGCGGCAACGTCGCGGCCATCGCCGCGGACAAGGCCTATGAACTCGGCCGCGCCATGGCGGAAGCGGCGGGCTACGGCCTTCTCGGCAAGCAGGCGCCGGCCTTCGTCGTCGCGCCGGTGCTCACGGTCACCAAGGCCAATGTCGCCGAGGGCTGGCAGGAGTCGCTCCACCGCGCGGCGCCGCAATCGATCCTCGACGCGCTGAAGTGA
- a CDS encoding M20 family metallopeptidase: MTIDTALIPRLRAALDRDEAVGLLRRAVRTPSVTGTEAAFARLLAEELSALGAADVQLDAFAPDRPNVRGRLPGAGGGPTLLLTGHTDTVHVRGWREKWAGTEREDPFGGAVVDGALWGRGSGDLKAGICTTLAAARLLAAAGLRAPADLQFAFIGDEESGEPETGVSAGMKAFVAQIEAGAVPRPDFAVYVEPTQLNVYAAQMGFLICDITVTGRSAYFGVPELGIDALKASHAILGALFAHSARLEARAPHGLVGHPFLLVTTIEGGGYIAVPGECRISLILKLLPGESLDQAVAELEAAVGSAPLDPGIRLAFAYPAGRDHRLGGTPSETAPDLPAVRLLVEAVKAVRPDRGAIEGASYWSEAPFLVNRLGIPAVYCAPGDIRNCHTLEEHVVIEDYLDGVVAFAAFLATYGKP, encoded by the coding sequence ATGACCATCGACACCGCACTCATCCCCCGCCTCAGGGCCGCTCTCGACCGGGATGAGGCCGTCGGCCTCCTCCGGCGTGCGGTCCGCACGCCGAGCGTCACCGGCACGGAGGCGGCTTTCGCCCGTCTGCTGGCCGAAGAGCTCTCGGCGCTCGGCGCCGCCGATGTGCAGCTCGACGCCTTCGCGCCGGACCGGCCCAATGTGCGCGGCCGGCTCCCGGGTGCGGGCGGCGGCCCGACCCTCCTCCTCACCGGCCATACCGACACGGTGCATGTGCGCGGCTGGCGCGAAAAATGGGCCGGCACCGAGCGCGAGGACCCGTTCGGCGGCGCCGTCGTCGACGGCGCCCTGTGGGGCCGGGGCAGCGGCGACCTCAAGGCCGGCATCTGCACGACGCTCGCGGCCGCCCGCCTCCTCGCCGCCGCCGGCCTGCGCGCGCCGGCCGATCTCCAGTTCGCCTTCATCGGCGACGAGGAGAGCGGCGAGCCGGAAACCGGCGTCAGCGCCGGCATGAAGGCCTTCGTGGCGCAGATCGAGGCCGGCGCCGTGCCGCGGCCCGACTTCGCCGTCTATGTCGAGCCGACGCAGCTCAATGTCTACGCCGCGCAGATGGGCTTCCTGATCTGCGATATCACCGTGACCGGCCGCTCGGCCTATTTCGGCGTGCCCGAGCTCGGCATCGACGCGCTCAAGGCCTCGCATGCGATCCTGGGCGCGCTGTTCGCCCATTCCGCGAGGCTGGAGGCACGGGCGCCGCACGGCCTCGTCGGCCATCCCTTCCTGCTGGTGACGACCATCGAGGGCGGCGGCTATATCGCCGTGCCCGGCGAGTGCCGCATCAGCCTGATCCTCAAGCTGCTGCCCGGCGAGAGCCTCGATCAGGCGGTCGCCGAACTGGAGGCGGCGGTGGGGAGCGCGCCGCTCGATCCCGGCATCCGCCTCGCCTTCGCCTATCCCGCCGGACGCGACCACCGCTTGGGCGGCACGCCGAGCGAGACGGCGCCGGACCTGCCGGCCGTGCGCCTCCTGGTCGAAGCGGTGAAGGCGGTGCGTCCGGACCGGGGCGCCATCGAAGGCGCGTCCTACTGGTCGGAGGCGCCCTTCCTCGTCAACCGGCTCGGCATTCCCGCCGTCTATTGCGCGCCGGGCGACATCCGCAACTGCCACACGCTCGAAGAGCATGTCGTGATCGAGGACTATCTCGACGGCGTCGTCGCCTTCGCCGCGTTTCTCGCCACCTACGGGAAGCCATAA
- a CDS encoding substrate-binding domain-containing protein has product MLNRRVFLLSASLAAMVAFAGPLHAALKASTGPNGEAATSARSLVLTPDQEAKAKAGKFTVAVVWHESSDWSKAVIQGASDEFTRLGITVVAQTDANFDAAKQKSDVETVMAKRPSAIFSELVDPDTAPEAFKPARDAGMVLVFVDQPPKDFVAGKDYVCVVSDDFAAMGKHAGDAMGAALGGKGKIAYVYHDANFFVTNQRDGAFRQTILDDYKGVQIVAEQGLADPTRAEDILNALVTKHPDLDGIYATWSTPAESVLAALRNAGNTHTKIVTFDLSEPLALDMVKGGNVAGIVVDQAYQIGQTGARAVALGLIHDKAAPYYAVDALTVTKDTVKQGYQESLHRGLPASMPGQ; this is encoded by the coding sequence ATGTTGAACCGACGCGTCTTCCTCCTCTCGGCGAGCCTGGCGGCGATGGTCGCCTTCGCCGGACCGCTGCATGCCGCGCTCAAGGCGAGCACCGGCCCCAATGGCGAGGCCGCCACCTCGGCCAGGAGTCTGGTGCTGACCCCCGACCAGGAAGCCAAGGCCAAGGCCGGCAAGTTCACCGTCGCCGTCGTCTGGCACGAATCCTCGGACTGGTCGAAGGCGGTCATCCAGGGCGCGAGCGACGAGTTCACGCGTCTGGGGATCACGGTGGTCGCCCAGACCGACGCCAATTTCGATGCCGCCAAGCAGAAGAGCGACGTGGAAACGGTGATGGCCAAGCGGCCGAGCGCGATCTTCTCCGAGCTGGTCGACCCCGACACCGCGCCGGAAGCCTTCAAGCCGGCGAGGGATGCGGGCATGGTCCTCGTCTTCGTCGACCAGCCGCCCAAGGACTTCGTCGCCGGCAAGGACTATGTCTGCGTGGTCTCCGACGATTTCGCCGCGATGGGCAAGCATGCCGGCGATGCCATGGGCGCCGCCCTCGGCGGCAAGGGCAAGATCGCCTATGTCTACCATGACGCGAACTTCTTCGTGACCAACCAGCGCGACGGCGCCTTCAGGCAGACCATCCTCGACGACTACAAGGGCGTCCAGATCGTCGCCGAGCAGGGCCTCGCCGATCCGACGCGCGCCGAAGACATCCTCAACGCGCTGGTGACCAAGCATCCCGATCTCGACGGCATCTATGCGACATGGTCGACGCCGGCCGAAAGCGTGCTGGCGGCGCTCCGCAATGCCGGCAACACCCATACGAAGATCGTGACCTTCGACCTGTCGGAGCCGCTGGCCCTCGACATGGTCAAGGGCGGCAACGTCGCCGGCATCGTCGTTGACCAGGCCTACCAGATCGGCCAGACCGGCGCCCGCGCCGTGGCGCTCGGCCTCATCCACGACAAGGCGGCGCCCTATTACGCCGTCGACGCGCTGACCGTGACCAAGGACACGGTGAAGCAGGGCTACCAGGAATCGCTGCATCGCGGCCTGCCGGCTTCGATGCCGGGCCAATAA
- a CDS encoding phytoene desaturase family protein, with protein MTGAAGRIIIVGGGIAGLCAAVYAQGSGYRVEILEQHHSPGGLATSWRRGDYTFETCLHWLAGSNPSGTLHAEWREVCDIDSLHFVDHDEFVRLEDQHGGRLRIYTDVDRLEAELLSVAPEDEVEIRHFAGAIRQLADLPMPRLDEPWPARVASMLKMLPDLPLLWRLSHLSVEDYGRRFSPPLLRAFFFGGGGAEKLSVLALVISLAWMGNRNAGYAIGGSQAIIRLILERFLALGGHIRCEARVSRILTEGDVATGVQLEDGETIAADWVISAADGHATLHDLLGGAYTDRAFETAFARYETFPSYLQVSLGVARDLSQEPGYLTLVLDDAVEVDPETRLQTLSYRIFHYDPTFAPPGKTAVTCFLPTRNFAFWADLRRDDLQRYQAEKDRVAQAVIAVLERRLPDIATVIETVDVSTPATVVRCTGNWKGSMEGWLMTSDTGFGSLPRTLPGLERFMMVGQWVQPGGGLPSGLLTARAAVRAICREDHAPFLPEGSEREVAE; from the coding sequence ATGACAGGAGCGGCAGGCAGGATCATTATCGTCGGCGGCGGAATCGCCGGACTGTGCGCGGCCGTCTACGCGCAAGGAAGCGGCTACCGGGTTGAAATTCTCGAACAGCATCACAGCCCGGGAGGCCTGGCCACGAGCTGGCGTCGAGGCGATTACACCTTCGAGACCTGCCTGCACTGGCTCGCCGGTTCCAATCCGAGCGGCACCCTGCACGCCGAATGGCGGGAGGTATGCGACATCGACAGCCTTCATTTCGTCGACCATGACGAGTTCGTCCGCCTCGAGGACCAGCATGGCGGGCGCCTGCGGATCTACACCGATGTCGATCGCCTGGAGGCGGAGCTGTTGAGCGTCGCGCCGGAGGACGAGGTCGAAATCCGGCATTTTGCCGGCGCCATCCGCCAGCTGGCGGACTTGCCGATGCCCCGGCTGGACGAACCGTGGCCGGCGCGGGTCGCGAGCATGCTGAAGATGCTGCCCGACCTGCCGTTGCTCTGGCGTCTTTCGCATCTGAGCGTCGAGGATTACGGACGGCGCTTCAGCCCCCCCTTGCTGCGTGCCTTCTTCTTTGGGGGCGGAGGCGCGGAAAAGCTGTCGGTGCTGGCTCTCGTCATCTCGCTCGCCTGGATGGGCAATCGAAACGCCGGCTACGCCATCGGCGGCTCCCAGGCGATCATTCGGCTGATCCTCGAGCGCTTCCTCGCGCTCGGCGGGCATATCCGCTGCGAGGCCCGCGTCAGCAGGATCCTGACCGAAGGCGATGTCGCCACCGGCGTCCAATTGGAAGACGGCGAGACAATCGCCGCCGACTGGGTCATCTCGGCTGCCGACGGTCATGCCACCCTGCATGATCTGCTCGGCGGCGCCTATACCGACAGGGCTTTTGAAACGGCATTCGCCCGGTACGAGACCTTTCCATCCTATCTGCAGGTCTCGCTCGGCGTGGCGCGCGACCTGTCGCAGGAGCCGGGTTACCTGACGCTTGTCCTCGACGACGCCGTCGAGGTCGATCCCGAGACGCGCCTGCAGACATTGTCCTACCGCATCTTCCACTACGATCCGACTTTCGCGCCGCCCGGCAAGACCGCCGTGACCTGTTTCCTGCCGACCCGCAATTTCGCCTTCTGGGCGGATCTGCGCCGCGACGACCTCCAGCGATACCAGGCGGAGAAGGATCGCGTGGCCCAGGCCGTCATCGCCGTCCTCGAACGCCGGTTGCCCGATATCGCGACCGTCATCGAGACGGTCGACGTGTCGACGCCCGCGACGGTGGTCCGCTGCACCGGCAATTGGAAGGGCAGCATGGAGGGCTGGCTGATGACGTCCGACACGGGCTTCGGCTCGCTGCCTCGGACCCTGCCGGGGCTCGAACGCTTCATGATGGTCGGACAATGGGTTCAGCCGGGAGGCGGCCTTCCGAGCGGCCTCCTCACCGCCCGCGCGGCCGTCCGGGCGATCTGCCGCGAGGATCACGCGCCGTTCCTGCCCGAGGGATCGGAGCGAGAGGTCGCCGAATAA
- a CDS encoding MFS transporter: MSDVTAGPVPQLARPNFRTIALIIASAMFMEQLDATVLATALPTMAHSFDVSPAHMSIALTSYLLSLAVLIPASGKVADRFGARTVFTCAIIVFVLGSVLCAQAPTLPFLVGARLLQGAGGAMMMPVGRLVLLRTVEKKDMVSAMSWLLVPALIGPILGPPVGGLIVTYLDWRWIFYINVPISVLGIVLTQIFIPNMREHKREPFDLMGFVLSGISLSFLLFGFEMTSRGALEEAPLAFALIVLGIASGAAYVVHARRPRDFAPILDLSLMRVRTFRISVIAGSLSRITQGAQPFLLPLMMQIGFGMSAAESGLLTLATAGGSMLMKAAAKPVLRRFGFRTTLVWNGVLSSLLYAACATFRPDWPQWAIFLVLMVCGFSMSLQFTAYNTVAYDDIPPTRTSSANSFYTTFQQLMLSFGICAGAMALTASRLVSGHLHPALGDFSVAFIVVTAISLLAAPVCAKLPANAGDAMSGRRNKQRRAAEVAI, encoded by the coding sequence ATGTCGGACGTAACAGCCGGTCCGGTGCCTCAGCTCGCCAGGCCCAATTTCAGGACTATCGCCCTCATCATCGCCAGCGCCATGTTCATGGAGCAGCTCGACGCCACGGTGCTGGCGACGGCGCTGCCGACCATGGCGCACTCCTTCGACGTCTCGCCCGCCCATATGAGCATCGCGCTGACGTCCTATCTGCTGAGCCTGGCGGTGCTCATTCCGGCCAGCGGCAAGGTGGCGGACCGCTTCGGCGCGCGGACGGTGTTCACCTGCGCGATCATCGTCTTCGTGCTCGGCTCCGTCCTGTGCGCGCAGGCGCCGACCCTGCCCTTCCTGGTCGGCGCGAGGCTGCTCCAGGGCGCCGGCGGCGCAATGATGATGCCGGTCGGCCGGCTCGTCCTGCTGCGCACGGTCGAGAAGAAGGACATGGTCTCCGCCATGAGCTGGCTGCTGGTGCCGGCGCTGATCGGGCCCATCCTCGGCCCGCCGGTGGGCGGCCTGATCGTGACCTATCTCGACTGGCGCTGGATCTTCTACATCAACGTGCCCATCAGCGTCCTCGGCATCGTGCTGACGCAGATCTTCATTCCCAACATGCGCGAGCACAAGCGCGAGCCCTTCGACCTCATGGGCTTCGTCCTCTCCGGCATTTCGCTGTCCTTCCTGCTGTTCGGCTTCGAGATGACCAGCCGCGGCGCGCTCGAAGAGGCGCCGCTCGCCTTCGCGCTCATTGTCCTCGGCATCGCCAGCGGCGCGGCCTATGTGGTCCATGCCCGGCGCCCGCGCGATTTCGCCCCCATCCTCGATCTCTCGCTGATGCGGGTGCGCACCTTCCGCATTTCGGTGATCGCCGGCTCGCTGTCGCGCATCACCCAGGGCGCCCAGCCCTTCCTGCTGCCGCTGATGATGCAGATCGGCTTCGGCATGTCCGCCGCCGAGAGCGGCCTGCTCACCCTCGCCACCGCCGGGGGCTCGATGCTGATGAAGGCCGCCGCCAAGCCGGTGCTGCGGCGTTTCGGCTTCCGCACGACGCTGGTCTGGAACGGCGTGCTGTCGAGCCTCCTCTACGCGGCCTGCGCGACCTTCCGGCCCGACTGGCCGCAATGGGCGATCTTCCTGGTGCTCATGGTCTGCGGCTTCTCGATGTCGCTGCAGTTCACCGCCTACAACACCGTGGCCTATGACGACATCCCGCCGACACGGACCTCCTCGGCGAACAGTTTCTACACCACCTTCCAGCAATTGATGCTGTCCTTCGGCATCTGCGCCGGCGCCATGGCGCTGACCGCCTCGCGCCTGGTCAGCGGGCATCTCCACCCGGCGCTCGGCGATTTCTCGGTGGCCTTCATCGTCGTCACCGCGATCTCGCTGCTGGCCGCGCCCGTCTGCGCCAAGCTGCCCGCCAATGCCGGCGACGCCATGAGCGGGCGCCGGAACAAGCAGCGGCGCGCCGCCGAAGTCGCCATCTGA
- a CDS encoding ABC transporter permease codes for MLATLRQINPSRYVIYVGFLLIFVVFSIVLRDDGFLTTFNLFNIVQQSAPITVMAVGAVFVLTSGEIDLSIGSIVAVSALLAAVVLREWPWPLGAAAGLAAGAAIGALNGALVAYGRLPSFLVTLATMGVFAGVARRMTALQSVPIENDMFNALFGSGALFGIPSLILWTVVAIAVGYFFFRQTRYGAHVHATGDNPRAARATGIKVLRLRFSVLVLSGMLAALAGLLYAGRLHGARYTLGESDLLTVIAAVIVGGTRLNGGAGSIVGALIGSLLMSMLNNGLILMGYQPSDQMIARGLIILIAVALTLREPNR; via the coding sequence ATGCTCGCCACTCTGCGCCAGATCAATCCGAGCCGATATGTCATCTATGTCGGCTTCCTCCTGATCTTCGTCGTCTTCTCCATCGTCCTGCGCGACGACGGCTTCCTCACGACCTTCAACCTGTTCAACATCGTGCAGCAATCCGCACCGATCACGGTGATGGCGGTGGGAGCGGTGTTCGTGCTGACCTCGGGCGAGATCGACCTGTCGATCGGGTCCATCGTCGCGGTGTCGGCGCTGCTCGCCGCGGTGGTGCTGCGCGAATGGCCCTGGCCGCTCGGCGCCGCCGCCGGCCTCGCGGCGGGCGCGGCGATCGGCGCCCTCAACGGCGCTTTGGTCGCCTATGGCAGGCTGCCCTCCTTCCTGGTGACGCTGGCGACGATGGGCGTCTTCGCCGGGGTCGCGCGCCGGATGACCGCCCTTCAGTCCGTGCCGATCGAAAACGACATGTTCAACGCCCTGTTCGGTTCGGGCGCGCTGTTCGGCATCCCCTCGCTGATCCTGTGGACGGTGGTGGCCATCGCTGTCGGCTATTTCTTCTTCCGGCAGACCCGCTACGGCGCCCATGTCCACGCGACCGGCGACAATCCGCGCGCGGCGCGGGCCACCGGCATCAAGGTGCTGCGGCTGCGCTTCAGCGTGCTGGTGCTGAGCGGGATGCTCGCCGCGCTCGCCGGCCTCCTCTATGCCGGGCGGCTGCACGGCGCGCGCTACACGCTGGGGGAATCCGACCTGCTCACCGTGATCGCCGCCGTCATCGTCGGCGGCACGCGGCTCAACGGCGGCGCCGGCTCGATCGTCGGGGCGCTGATCGGCTCGCTCTTGATGAGCATGCTGAACAACGGGCTGATCCTGATGGGCTACCAGCCCTCGGACCAGATGATCGCCCGGGGCCTCATCATCCTGATCGCAGTGGCGCTGACCCTGCGCGAGCCGAACCGGTAG
- a CDS encoding HNH endonuclease, which yields MSSHPALILNADFRPLRYFPLSLLSWQDALRAVFLDRVSVVAEYDAFARSPSTKVRLPSVVALRDYQKVDRTVPFTRFNLFLRDAFTCQYCGQGFAARDLQFEHVIPRSRGGATSWENIVAACGPCNALKADRLDMRPFRKPARPSPWNLLETSRRYPHNYLHESWVDYLYWDSELVG from the coding sequence ATGTCGTCTCATCCCGCGCTGATATTGAATGCCGATTTCAGGCCCCTGCGGTATTTTCCGCTATCTCTCCTGTCCTGGCAGGACGCCCTGCGCGCCGTGTTCCTCGACCGCGTCAGCGTGGTCGCCGAATATGACGCCTTCGCGCGCAGCCCGTCGACGAAGGTCCGCCTGCCTTCGGTCGTCGCGCTGCGCGATTACCAGAAGGTCGACCGCACCGTGCCTTTCACCCGCTTCAACCTGTTCCTGCGCGACGCCTTCACCTGCCAATATTGCGGGCAGGGCTTCGCGGCGAGGGATCTGCAGTTCGAGCACGTGATCCCGCGCTCCAGGGGCGGGGCGACGTCATGGGAGAACATCGTCGCGGCATGCGGCCCGTGCAACGCCCTGAAGGCCGACCGCCTGGACATGCGCCCGTTCAGGAAGCCGGCGCGGCCGTCTCCCTGGAACCTCCTGGAAACCAGCCGGCGCTATCCGCACAACTACCTGCACGAGAGCTGGGTGGACTATCTCTACTGGGACAGCGAACTCGTGGGGTGA
- a CDS encoding carboxymuconolactone decarboxylase family protein, with the protein MVDQASLTSRAFQTFTGEAPAHAEAWMTAVSALGAASALASKTGHLAYLAVLAAARLHDGLPFHVTLAKQAGASRAEIASAILVGLPAVGNAVVSALPVALQAFDAA; encoded by the coding sequence ATGGTGGATCAGGCCTCTCTGACGAGCCGGGCGTTTCAGACATTCACCGGGGAGGCGCCGGCGCACGCCGAAGCCTGGATGACTGCGGTCTCGGCCTTGGGCGCAGCCAGCGCCCTGGCGTCCAAGACCGGGCATCTGGCCTATCTGGCGGTCCTGGCTGCCGCGCGGCTGCACGATGGCCTGCCCTTTCACGTCACGCTCGCCAAGCAGGCTGGAGCGAGCCGCGCAGAGATCGCCAGCGCCATCCTGGTGGGGTTGCCGGCCGTCGGCAACGCCGTCGTGTCCGCCCTGCCTGTCGCCCTCCAGGCCTTCGACGCGGCCTGA
- a CDS encoding ROK family transcriptional regulator, with protein MSQDHPSLARQFSRRIVAEALLHQAPISRADLARVTGLSKQTMSQVIGELEAGGWVKSAGTSRGGVGRTAVTYEIAEDAAYSLGVDLGGTKVTAAVADLVGKVVGDLTEPTDPRGGRHVLDQIHGLAAKLAASAAIDAARIESIVIGTPGVVDPRSGRIGLIPNIRGLSELDVPQVLGSLFGRAVHLENDVNLAMLGEAWRGGAQGCRNAAFLALGTGVGLGLVVNGELVRGATGAAGEVAYLPLGADTTSPEARSVGSFELEVGSAGILRRYRACGGEGADTVRDIFARLAQGEPQAAAVLDDTAHIVALAIAALQATVDLERIVLGGSIGVQPELVERVQRAMPSVFARPVDIRPSALGSAAGLVGAVSSAVHRLHNQRFGIPDMPGDFTIPGSSLARAAE; from the coding sequence GTGAGTCAGGACCATCCCTCTCTGGCCAGGCAGTTTTCGCGCCGCATCGTCGCGGAAGCGCTTCTGCACCAGGCGCCGATATCGAGGGCCGACCTTGCCCGCGTCACCGGCCTGTCGAAGCAGACGATGTCGCAGGTCATCGGCGAACTGGAGGCCGGCGGCTGGGTCAAGTCGGCCGGGACGAGCCGCGGCGGCGTCGGCCGCACGGCCGTGACCTATGAGATCGCCGAGGACGCCGCCTACTCCCTCGGCGTCGATCTCGGCGGCACCAAGGTGACGGCGGCGGTGGCCGACCTCGTCGGCAAGGTGGTCGGCGACCTGACCGAGCCGACCGATCCGCGCGGCGGCCGCCATGTGCTCGACCAGATCCACGGCCTCGCGGCGAAGCTCGCCGCCTCGGCCGCCATCGACGCCGCACGCATCGAGAGCATCGTCATCGGGACGCCCGGCGTCGTCGATCCGCGTTCGGGCCGCATCGGCCTCATTCCCAACATCAGGGGCCTGTCCGAGCTCGATGTCCCGCAGGTGCTCGGCAGCCTCTTCGGCCGGGCGGTCCATCTGGAGAACGACGTCAACCTCGCCATGCTCGGCGAGGCCTGGCGGGGCGGGGCGCAGGGCTGCCGCAACGCCGCCTTCCTGGCGCTCGGCACCGGCGTCGGTCTCGGCCTCGTCGTCAATGGCGAGCTGGTGCGCGGCGCCACCGGCGCGGCCGGCGAGGTCGCCTATCTGCCGCTCGGCGCCGACACCACCTCGCCCGAAGCGAGGAGCGTCGGCTCCTTCGAGCTGGAGGTCGGCTCGGCCGGCATCCTCCGGCGCTATCGCGCCTGCGGCGGCGAGGGAGCCGATACGGTGCGCGACATCTTCGCCCGGCTTGCCCAGGGCGAGCCGCAGGCGGCCGCCGTTCTCGACGACACCGCCCATATCGTCGCCCTCGCCATCGCCGCGCTGCAGGCGACGGTCGATCTCGAACGCATCGTCCTCGGCGGCAGTATCGGCGTGCAGCCGGAACTGGTCGAGCGCGTGCAGCGGGCGATGCCTTCGGTATTCGCGCGGCCGGTCGATATCCGGCCGAGCGCGCTCGGCAGCGCCGCCGGCCTGGTCGGCGCGGTGTCGTCGGCCGTGCACCGCCTGCACAACCAGCGTTTCGGCATCCCCGACATGCCCGGCGACTTCACCATCCCCGGATCGAGCCTGGCGAGGGCCGCCGAATGA